A segment of the Fusobacterium ulcerans genome:
ATTTTTAATGAAAGTAAAAATTGAATATCCTACAAAAGCAGAGGAAAAAGATATGCTTAAACTTCTTACTTCTGTATCTGATTTTGATTCTATTCAGATAAATGAAATATTAAACAAGGATAAAATAGAAAAAATCAAACAGATTATAAGAGAAATTCATATAGATGAAAAGCTTATGGACTATATCCTTGATATTGTATTTAAAACTAGAGAAACTAATAACTATATTGCCTGTGGAGCATCTCCAAGAGCTTCTATAGCCCTTGTCGTATCTGCCAAAGCAAATGCTTTTCTGGAAGGAAGAGATTATGTCATCCCTCAGGATATAAAAAGAGTCATCTTTGATGTACTTCGTCACAGAATGATACTTACATATGAGGCAGAAGCTGAAGGGAAAAAAGCAGAAGATATCATTACAGATATACTTGAAATAGTTGAACTGCCATAGTCTGAACAGGAGGAGTTATGAACAGAGCAGAAATTCTAAAAAAAATAAAAAAAATAGAAATAGCTTCTTCCATACTTGCTGATGAATTATTTGCAGGAAAATATCGTTCATATTTCAAGGGAAATGGAATGGAATTCTCTGATATAAGAAGATATGCCCCTGGAGATGATGTTAAGAAAATAGACTGGAAAGTTAGTGCAAGGCAGAGAAAAACTTATGTAAAGGAATTTACTGAAGAAAGAGAGCTTGCTATTTTCCTTCTTATTGACATTTCCAAGTCAAACAGCTTTTATGCTAAAAAAGATCTGTTGTGTCAATTAGTGGGAAGTCTTGCATTCAGTGCCAATAAAAATAGTGACAAGGTGGGAGCAGTTCTATTTACAGATAAAATAGAAAAGTTCATTCCTTTGAAAAAAGGGAGAAATCATTCTCTTGTCATACTGGATAATCTCCTTAGC
Coding sequences within it:
- a CDS encoding DUF58 domain-containing protein: MNRAEILKKIKKIEIASSILADELFAGKYRSYFKGNGMEFSDIRRYAPGDDVKKIDWKVSARQRKTYVKEFTEERELAIFLLIDISKSNSFYAKKDLLCQLVGSLAFSANKNSDKVGAVLFTDKIEKFIPLKKGRNHSLVILDNLLSFEPQGKRTDISKALDFLNKIAKRRAIVFLISDFIDKGYEKSMAITAQKHDLIPIRIADRKYETLPKGAIFNMIDSETGEEIVIENFDKDIALNEDIPKNILNIYTDEDYIVTLSNFFKRRRSL